From the genome of Bos mutus isolate GX-2022 chromosome 2, NWIPB_WYAK_1.1, whole genome shotgun sequence:
AGAACTTTTGTGGTACTTATTTGCCATTGTACACTGAGCATCTGGTCAGTATTTTCAGTAATTGATCATCTAAGTTAGGGCTTCTGCCAAACTTTCTGGGCTCCTCATCATTTGACTCCACCCAGCTTGTTTATTCATGAATATATCATTTTGTAATCCAACACAAGGCTCTATTTAGGCCTATCTCCTGATACCCTCAGTACATATTGTGTTCAGTTCGTTATCTAGGCCTTTTCTTGTGCTATTTTTCTCTTAACCAAGTTCTGCTGTCATCAGATCCTTaaacttttttgctttctgctgcTTCTTACCTTTCGTTGTAATCACACATGATGTCTCTGTACCAAAGAGTTCAACATTTCAGTGCTTTATTTTTAGTGTATTAGTTTGTTGCCTGGATAAAATTATTTCCTCTGTTAGAGCAAAgacacctttttttcccctcttctatcTTCCTCTCTACAAGCACTGCTCTGAGcagagtaaatatttgttgattaatgACAATATAACAGAAATTAATCTTACAGCAAAGATTGAGGATTGGCTCAGTATAATTCTTGGTTAGCTTTCTTTTGTCTGAGATCCAGGGTGGGGGTAGTgtaggagaggaggaggagggtggagaggaagaggagatcTTCAAAATGCTCATGTTTTCCCGGTTATTATGAGATGCTCATTGCTTGAGGACTATTGTTCTGATGGAAGGTTACTTTACTTAACCATTTATTGCACTTTATGCCAagcaaagctcaacattcagaaaattaagatcatggcatctggtcccatcacttcatgggaaatagatggggaaacagtgtaaacagtgccagactttattttttggtgctcctattttttggtgctccaaaatcactgcagatggtgattgcagtcatgaaattaaaagacgcttactccttggaaggaaagttatgaccaacctagatagcatattcaaaagcagagctattactttgccaacaaaggtccgtctagtcaaggctatggtttttctagtggtcatgtatggatgtgagagttggactgtgaagaaggctgagcaccgaagaattgatgcttttgaactgtggtgttggagaagactcttgagagtcccttggactgccaggagatccaactagtccatcctaaaggagaccagtcctgggtgttcattggaaggatcgatgctgaggctgaaactccagtactttggccacctcatgtgaagagttaactcattggaaaagactctgatgctgggagggattgggggcaagaggagaaggggatgacagaggatgagatggctggatggcatcactgactctatacacatgagtttgggtgaactccaggagttggtgatggacagggaggcctggcgcgctgtgattcatggggtcgcaaagagggacgcgactgaactgaattgaattgatcCTAGGTttgggtagggggtggggagtgtTCCGAAACACAAACTGCTTTCAGAGAAATTAGTAAAAAGTATGGGAAGTGTGGCAGTGGTACAGGTGGCCCCAAGGGAGGGAGTTCTTAGATCTCGCATTCAGTAGTTAATTTGTTGGCTGTTTTCTCTTCATGTGCTACCACCACTTGACTGCCCATCTGGGTATATGTGAGAATGGTGGCTTGGAGGGTGCCCCTGGATAGCCCCTTAGGGAGGTGGTACTGCCTGCATCTTGAATCAAAGTTTGTTGTTTTAGGTCTCAAATTTCTAACAGTAAGTGATGATTTGATTTTCCCCAAATTACTTAAGTCCGTGACTGTATCTCGCCTTTGTTTATCATCATAGTCCATTCAGCTGACAACACGAGAATGGAATTAATCATTCCAGGAGAGCAGCATTTCTACATGAAGGCGGTGAATGCAGCTGAGAGACAGAGGTGGCTGGTTGCTCTGGGGAGCTCCAAAGCCTGTTTGACTGATACAaggactaaaaaagaaaaaggtaactatacatttttccttcatggtggaaatatttcttaaacataaatgtttaaaaaacattttttaaaaaacactttaaaaaaaaaaacataaatgtaaattGTTATGTTCATTTATAGTAATTCATTCCAGATAAATAATCAGAAATGTTGATCTGTGTACATAAGTGTTcattataatgaaaaatttctaaatattgcCAAGGTTTAAATTTAGGGGAAAGGTTCAGTAAACGATATAGTGCTTCTGTAGGCTGATATATTTTGTAGCCTGTAAAATGTTTAGGAGGGATTTTGATGATGTGAGGAAATGCCCAAAGTCATatgataattaattaaaaagagcaATATTCAAAATTACATAGCCATTCCTTGGCCAGCTCAGGAAAAATATGTAAGTATTGGTCAAGTTCTTACCTTTTCAAAGGGAATTTGTAGAAGAagactcacttttcactttataccCTGTGGCTGTACCTTTTGACTTTACCATGTTCACATATTGCCAATTCAAAAGCCAAGCAAGGGAATTCCAttgcagtccagtggctagggcttgctgctttcactgccgtggccccaagttcaagccctggtcaggaaaccaagatcccCCAAGCCTCGCAgcaaggccaaaaagaaaaataaaaagccaagcaAATACTTTATGGTATTGGTTCAGTTATGTGCAAATATAATGTGAAAATAATAACAGTATTTATATCTTGGTTGTGAGATTGCAGggtttttttctatgtattttttattatatatttttcgattttcaaaaattttcagagtatgtattatttctataattaaaaacagaagttaTTTAAATTAGTGAAAGCAACTAAATATGGATATTGCAAAATGAAGGCTAAGGGTTGAATGTAAACACTTTTCAAATATATGGAAGAACATCATGGATAAAGTATGGTTAAGGGTAGGATAAGAGAGAATGAGTAGTCAAAATAGCCACAagatagaaacaacccaaatgtttatAGTTGGGTGAATGGGTAAGCACAATATGATattacatacagtggaatattattcagccttgtaaaggaaggaaattccCATGAATCCTACATTGATGAGTGTTGAATATacgctaaatgaaataagccagtcacaaaaggacaaatattgtataattctaCACCTGTGTCTTtgtttcatagagacagaaagaatggTGATTTCTAGGGATTAAGGGAGGGGGGAaaggggagttagtgtttaacgTGTGTAGAGTTTCAGTTGGGAAAATGAAAACGTTTTGCAGATGGATGGTAGTAATGGTTGTGTAATAATGTGCATGGTCTTAATGCCATtgaattgtatatttaaaaatggttaaaatagtgaattttgttatatatgtatgtgtgtgtgtgtatatataatataactacaataaaaaagaaaaaatggcctTAAACTTGGGTAGAAATTAACTTACGTTAGGTTAAATGGGCAGCCAGATCTGAGCTGCTGTGGTCCAGTCTGGCTACAGGGGCTTTGTGGCTCGCACCAAAGCAGTGCCACTGGCTCCAGGAATATGCAGAAGCACCAGGATCCACTGTGTGCActacttttcctttctctgctgcCCACACATCTATTTAGAAGGTATTGCTAAGTGAGTGGCCAAGATTATGGCTGATGTTTAGTGTGTCTGGAGATAATAAAGAAAAGTAGGTTCTTAGTTAAAACAGATTCTTAAAACAATATTATGTGAAAATAAAGCTgtgaaaggaacaaaagaaaataaataaatgcttacaTAGAGCAGTTTAACAACATGAAAGTTAAAAACTCCTATATACCgaaatacaataaagaaaagtgaaagacagCTGAAAGATCTTGAAAAATATCTGTAGTATTTTGAATGGATGAAAGATTGCTATTATTAATGCATAAGCACTTTTAcagattttcaatttatttattattaagagaaaaacaaaaatcagaactgGAAAAAGGACTGTAAAGGACAATTATAAAGGACAAGAAAAGccaatttacaaaaaaagaaatacaatcacTTATTAAATGAAAGATGAATAACGGAATGGAAATATCCTGTATAAGGCATTCATTGTCATCAACTCCTCTCTGGAAATTAATCTACCTAAACTTCGTGTCAGATATATGACTGCCAGCTTTTTCTAGTTATCCAAAAAGATGATGTTTCCTCTAAAGGGAAAAACTTTACATTCTATTTTCAAGATCTCATACCTCCTAAGCTATAGGTACTTATATCTATTGCCTTACTTTTTAATGATTCCATTTTGTTGCTTAGCCCCTAAAATATGAAAATGGTCTGTTTGAATGTTTGCACATGTTCCTTTCAGAAATAAGTGAAACCAGTGAGTCTCTGAAAACCAAAATGTCTGAACTTCGCCTCTACTGTGACCTCCTAATGAAGCAAGTTCATACGATCCAAGAGTTTGTTCACCACGATGAGAGTCATTCATCGCTCAGCATAGAGGTACATCCAAGACGGCCCTTTCCTGTCTGGTTGTGCTTTCCTGACACACGGTGGGTGAGCACCTTCACGTAAGGTGACCGAGGAGCACTTTCAAGACAAGTTATTCTCAGCTTCAGACCTCTTGTACTGTAGACTCTCTGGAAACATGTATGATCTTTTAGATTTGGTCTGTAGAACCAGAATAAAGCAGCAGGCAgcacatttctccaaggaatcaAGGTCTGTCTTTGTAGCCAGTTGATAATTTGataggtggggtggggaagaagcaTTACAGGCTCTGTTCCCTAGACTGACTGCGTGAGTTCACTGGACAGCTGCTATGTTCTTTCTTTTGTAATAAGGTTCTAGCTTAGCTATTGAGGGTTAATAATTTGGCTTtataaaagaacttgaaaaaaaatcctcttaTCCTCTTAGAACAGTGATGTAAGAATCAAAATTCAGATTTATGAGACCTGTCTATGAAATAGTCTCATTCTTTCTGATAAAGTAGGACAGTGAGCCTTATTGCTTGCTCTCTGGGTGAAAGGCCAGCATGGTTCCCAGTCCCCTTTTGCCTGACTTGGGAGAAGTGGAACACGAAACCTTTCTGCTTCTACTGTGGCCTTCTACTGGGGAAGGATCATGGCAGTTGTCTCTGGATGTAGGTATGTTAAACTTAAAGCTACTTGCTGTTTCATTGCAGGCTCTCCAGTGGCAGGTGCCCTCGCATCTGCTCCAGTGGCTCAGGGACAGTGTCAGGGACCCAGTCttgttccttccttccattctgcCGTTCTTGGTGTGTTGGTTTTTTCTCCTCATGCTGAGCCTTCTATGCTACTGCAAGGTCTCATAGAAGCAGGAGGCAGTGGGTGGCCATAGTAGAGAGAGAGTCTCTCTACCTTGGCTTTTATCAGAGGATGAAAATTCCAGAACCCCAGCAGACTTCTCATTATCTTTTTGGTCTGAGTCAGTGGAAACTAGGAAAAATGAGTATTTGACAAAGGATCGTGGAATCGACGTGACTGACTTATACCAGTCTATATTCATCCCCCAGGAGCAGGGCACTCTGCTGTCTTACAAAAAACCTTGGGAGTTTGTATTCTACCAAGAGGGAAATGGTATGATAATGTGCGTGGGGGAGACATGAATTCTGCCTGCCTCTTCAGTCATTGTCTCCACTACGGTGATCACCTTCGGAATTCTGATGCTTAGAGGCTTACAGTCTAGGTTAggtttttttaagataaatttttgTACACGGTTTTTCAATATGATGCTTGGTTTAAGTGTAAGAGTTATTTTTTCATGGAGTCTAATTTCATATATTGTTTGCCTGAGAGAATTTTTATTCGTTCACTGATTTAGTTTTCTAAggtaatgtattttaaatagatttgAACATAATCTAATAAGGTGTCTATTGAAGGTAATGATTATTACTTGATTATAAGATGGTATATGAATCCACGTAATTGTGTATGAGTCTGTTAAACTCTTGgcatattatttttcagaacatGAATGAAGCCTCTTCTCTACTTAGTGCCACGTGTAATACATTCATCACGACGCTTGAGGAATGTGTGAAGATAGCAAATGCCAAGTTTAAACCCGAGATGTTTCAGCTGTGCCATCCGGACCCCTTGGTTTCTCCTGTGTCACCTTCCCCTGTTCAAATGGTTAGGACTTGTGGTTTTTCTTCCAATGATACTGCATGTAgctttgtttttgtgtttatttttaaggctGGAAACCGGCAGTGGGAGGGAAAGAGTCAACAGGTTGAACTTCTTTTGACTGTACTCAGATTTTGTATGGGGCCTCTCAGTTGACAGGCTCCGTGTGTGCCAGGGTCCTGACCCCCTCTCCTTGGAAGGGCTGTGCCATTTACCCCAGCATACCAGGAAAATATAGAACTCTGGGCAGCTGTGACATTAAAGATTGGGAAGCATGCTTCTGTCTGGTAAAAGCACTGCAAGAGGGTGACGACTTACTCATAAGGGGTTAAAATTAAGCAGATCTTTAAAGGAGTTGTAAGAGTTTGAAACACCATGTTACAGGGGACACAGT
Proteins encoded in this window:
- the PLEKHA3 gene encoding pleckstrin homology domain-containing family A member 3 isoform X1, translating into MEGVLYKWTNYLTGWQPRWFVLDNGILSYYDSQDDVCKGSKGSIKMAVCEIKVHSADNTRMELIIPGEQHFYMKAVNAAERQRWLVALGSSKACLTDTRTKKEKEISETSESLKTKMSELRLYCDLLMKQVHTIQEFVHHDESHSSLSIENMNEASSLLSATCNTFITTLEECVKIANAKFKPEMFQLCHPDPLVSPVSPSPVQMMKRSVSHPGSCSTERSSHSIKEPVSALHRLSQRRRRTYSDTDSCNDVPLEDPDRPVHCSRNTLNGDLASATIPEESRFMAKKKSESEDPLLSFSS
- the PLEKHA3 gene encoding pleckstrin homology domain-containing family A member 3 isoform X2, translating into MEGVLYKWTNYLTGWQPRWFVLDNGILSYYDSQDDVCKGSKGSIKMAVCEIKVHSADNTRMELIIPGEQHFYMKAVNAAERQRWLVALGSSKACLTDTRTKKEKEISETSESLKTKMSELRLYCDLLMKQVHTIQEFVHHDESHSSLSIENMNEASSLLSATCNTFITTLEECVKIANAKFKPEMFQLCHPDPLVSPVSPSPVQMMKRSVSHPGSCSTERSSHSIKEPVSALHRLSQRRRRTYSDTDSCNDVPLEDPDSKLEGV